Within the Prochlorococcus sp. MIT 1300 genome, the region AGCTGAAGACTTTGCTACGTTCACGCGGAGACTTTTTCAACATGGCTGATTTACAAACTCAGATGAAGCAAGCAGTAGCTGAAGCTGCTGTGCAACAAGTTTCTGATGGCATGGTGCTAGGGCTAGGGTCAGGATCTACGGCTGCTCTGGTGATAAAAGCGCTGGGAGAGAAACTTGCTGCTGGTGAAATTAATAATATTGTTGGCGTTGCAACTTCGTTTCAAGGAGAAGTCTTGGCAGCTGAGCTAGGAATACCTTTGCGAGACTTAAATGCTGTTGAACGTATTGATTTGGCGATAGATGGAGCAGATGAAGTAGACCCTGACTTTCAGTTGATTAAAGGAGGAGGTGCCTGCCATGTTTTGGAGAAACTAGTTGCAACCAGAGCAGAAAGGTTTGTTGTTGTCGTTGATTCAACGAAGTTAGTTGACAGACTTAACCTCAACTTTTTATTACCAGTAGAGGTTTTACCAACTGCATGGTGTCAGATAAAGCAAGAGTTAATAAAGATGGGGGGGGAGGCTGATCTTCGTATGGCTCAGCGCAAAGCAGGGCCTGTGGTTACAGATCAAGGTAACCTTGTTCTTGATGTACGTTTTGAAGGTGGAATTTCGAATGCTTTTTTACTGGAATCTAAAATAAATAATATTCCTGGTGTTTTGGAAAATGGTCTATTTGTTGATCTGGCTGATGAGGTCTTGGTTGGAGAGATTAAAGATGGATACCCAGGGGTTCGCTCTCTAAAGAAGCTTAATTAGCTTGTTTGTTTGAACGGATATTTACTGACTCAGCATGACTATGTAAACCTTCACTATGAGCAAGTTCTTTGATGGCAGCTTCTGTTGCTTCTAATGCGTTTTGAGTAAACGTAATTAGTGAGGTAGTTTTTAGGAAAGTTTCTACACCTAAGGCACCACTAAACCTTGCTGTTCCGCAGGTTGGGAGTGTGTGATTAGGCCCCGCTAAATAATCCCCTGCTGCTTCTGGTGTCCAAGGACCTAGAAAAATTGCACCAGCATTTTTGACCTTTTCTGATAAAGCCTGAGGACGCTCAACTAATAACTCTAAGTGCTCAGGGGCGAATGCATTACTTAATTCGATGCAGTTTTCCAAGCTCTTACATACAACTATTAAGCCCCAATCACTTAGAGATGACTTGCATATTTCCGCTCTTGGATGATCTTTTAATTGAGCTTCCAAATGACTTGGGAGGGATTTCGCCAGATTGTCGTCTGTGGTAAGCAATATCGCCGATGCAAGTGGATCATGTTCAGCTTGTGCAAGTAGGTCAGCGGCAACATGTTCTACTAGCGCTGTATGGTCGGCAATGATGAGGACCTCACTTGGGCCTGCAAGTGAGTCGATCCCTACTTGCCCATATACAGATTTTTTAGCAAGGGTGACATAGAGGTTGCCAGGACCACTTATTACATCCACTTTTGGTACTGACTCTGTGCCAAAAGCAAGCGCACCAATTGCTTGTGCGCCTCCTATGCGATATACCTCTTCGACCCCTGAGAGGTGAGCCGCTGCCATCACTGTTTTATTTAGTGCACCTGTTGCTCCTGCTGGTGAAGTCATCACAAGGCGCTTTACTCCAGCGACCTTGGCTGGTATGGCATTCATAAGAACGGTGCTTGGATAAGAGGCTCTGCCTCCAGGTACATAGATTCCAGCTTTTTCAACAGGAAGCCATCTGCGAGCTAGTACTTCGCCATGTAATCCTTCATAGCTAAGATCTTTAGGCTTTTGGCGCGAATGAAAATCGCTTATTCGGCGATGGGCTAACTGAAGTGCTGACTTGAGTGCTTCAGGTGTTTCTTCCCATGCTTGTTTGAGGGTTTGGGGGGGGATGCTGATGGGGTCGGGGAGAAACCCATCAAATCGTTGGGTATAGGTTTTGACTGCCTTGTCACCATTAACTCTTACGTTCTCAAGAATTTCCTCTACGGCTTGTATAGCTTTTCTTTGTGGTTCGCCAGTAGTTCTCCTTGACAGCCTTTTCAGCTGATCCTTAGCAATTGTTTGATCTCTAATACATCTCATTAGAGTTGAAATTGGTTTTTGATAGGTGTGACTTCTAGCCAATTTTTGCAACGGCCACTTGTCCTCAAATTAGATCCTTCTAGCTGCAGGTGGACCATAAATGGAGCTTTTTAGAGGAATCTTGGTTGAGAGAAGAGATGCTGAGTTATTGTGTTGGATTATTGAAATAGCCTAAGGCTCTGTGGCCAACAACAAGTCTTCCAAAAAGCGCGTTCAAATAGCTGAACGTAACCGTCAAGAGAACAAGTCTTACAAGTCTGCATTGCGTACTCTCATGAAGCGGTGTTTGAGCGCTTGCACTGCATATTCTGAAGCTCCTGGCGATGCTGCAAAGCAAAATATTCAAACAAGTATGAATCAAGCTTTTAGCAAGATTGATAAGGCCGTGAAGAGAGGGGTTCTCCACCGCAATACTGGAGCTAATCAAAAATCGAGATTAAGCTTGGCTGTCAAACAGGCAATTGAGCCTGCTAAAACAACTTAGTTTTTTCCCTTCAAGCCTTCTAAAATCAGGGTCATTATCAAATCAAGTGTCTTCTTCAACACTTATAGACAGTCACTGTCATATTGTTTTTCGCAATTTTGACGATGACTTGGATGAAGTAGCAGAACGGTGGCGTGCAGCTGGTGTTACCGCTCTTTTACATGCTTGTGTTGAGCCTTCTGAAATACCTGCCATTAGATCGTTAGCTGATCGATTCTCTGAAATGAGATATTCGGTAGGAGTGCATCCATTGGATACAAAGCATTGGAATGTTGATACACAAGAAACCTTGCGAAAGGCTGCAGGGGAAGATTCTCGCGTTGTTGCTATAGGGGAGCTAGGCCTGGATTTATATAGAGACTCCAATCTTGAAGAACAGTTGAGTGTCCTAAGACCTCAACTGGATTTGGCAATGGAGTTGGATTTGCCAGTCATTA harbors:
- the rpiA gene encoding ribose-5-phosphate isomerase RpiA — its product is MADLQTQMKQAVAEAAVQQVSDGMVLGLGSGSTAALVIKALGEKLAAGEINNIVGVATSFQGEVLAAELGIPLRDLNAVERIDLAIDGADEVDPDFQLIKGGGACHVLEKLVATRAERFVVVVDSTKLVDRLNLNFLLPVEVLPTAWCQIKQELIKMGGEADLRMAQRKAGPVVTDQGNLVLDVRFEGGISNAFLLESKINNIPGVLENGLFVDLADEVLVGEIKDGYPGVRSLKKLN
- the hisD gene encoding histidinol dehydrogenase encodes the protein MRCIRDQTIAKDQLKRLSRRTTGEPQRKAIQAVEEILENVRVNGDKAVKTYTQRFDGFLPDPISIPPQTLKQAWEETPEALKSALQLAHRRISDFHSRQKPKDLSYEGLHGEVLARRWLPVEKAGIYVPGGRASYPSTVLMNAIPAKVAGVKRLVMTSPAGATGALNKTVMAAAHLSGVEEVYRIGGAQAIGALAFGTESVPKVDVISGPGNLYVTLAKKSVYGQVGIDSLAGPSEVLIIADHTALVEHVAADLLAQAEHDPLASAILLTTDDNLAKSLPSHLEAQLKDHPRAEICKSSLSDWGLIVVCKSLENCIELSNAFAPEHLELLVERPQALSEKVKNAGAIFLGPWTPEAAGDYLAGPNHTLPTCGTARFSGALGVETFLKTTSLITFTQNALEATEAAIKELAHSEGLHSHAESVNIRSNKQAN
- the rpsT gene encoding 30S ribosomal protein S20 → MANNKSSKKRVQIAERNRQENKSYKSALRTLMKRCLSACTAYSEAPGDAAKQNIQTSMNQAFSKIDKAVKRGVLHRNTGANQKSRLSLAVKQAIEPAKTT